A part of bacterium genomic DNA contains:
- a CDS encoding MotA/TolQ/ExbB proton channel family protein: MTPGSGSFWELVSIASPFAKFILLILGAMSVASWAIIFNKFFLSGRVRSANQGMIRYRWPKFDPRTLQAEARRYQSSFVARAYLTVQRELFDRSGGVAVDSETIGREFARAITAELNKAERFLPFLATCSSAGPFLGLLGTVWGIISAFQRIGIWGSANIAVVAPGIAEALVATAVGLFAAIPALIAYNFFSSWLRKEAEFAEQFGDDLTHAFDRWLESRGSQGTPNPQRVVGAE, encoded by the coding sequence ATGACGCCCGGTAGCGGCAGTTTCTGGGAACTCGTAAGTATTGCGTCGCCCTTCGCCAAATTCATCCTGCTCATCTTGGGTGCGATGTCGGTGGCGTCGTGGGCGATCATTTTCAACAAATTTTTCCTGTCCGGCCGAGTTCGTTCGGCCAATCAGGGAATGATCCGCTATCGCTGGCCGAAGTTTGATCCGCGGACTCTTCAGGCCGAGGCCCGTCGCTATCAATCCTCGTTTGTCGCGCGCGCCTATCTGACGGTGCAGCGCGAACTGTTCGACCGTTCGGGGGGCGTGGCGGTGGACAGCGAGACGATTGGCCGTGAGTTCGCCCGCGCCATCACTGCCGAGCTTAACAAGGCCGAGCGGTTTCTGCCGTTTCTGGCCACCTGCAGCAGCGCCGGGCCGTTTTTGGGACTCCTCGGAACCGTGTGGGGGATTATTTCGGCCTTCCAGCGAATCGGTATCTGGGGCAGCGCGAACATCGCGGTCGTCGCGCCCGGCATCGCCGAAGCTCTGGTCGCAACGGCGGTGGGACTCTTCGCTGCCATTCCCGCGCTCATCGCCTACAATTTCTTTTCGAGCTGGCTGCGCAAGGAAGCCGAGTTTGCTGAGCAGTTTGGCGATGACCTCACCCACGCCTTCGACCGCTGGCTGGAATCGCGCGGATCGCAGGGCACTCCGAATCCACAGCGAGTAGTGGGAGCAGAGTAG